GATGGGAAGGGGTTCTACAGCGCGCCTCGTGTTTGGTGGTAAGTGGCGCGCTACTTGGGTTGAGTTCAACAGAATGTCAAAATCAACTTTCTTGCTAGTGCACAAAGAGCGATATATAAGATGTTCAAATTCGTGTTGATATAATATTTTCTTATTTTTATTTATTGCATGTAAAGGTACTTTCTTACTCTTTTACAGTATCTCACATCTATACACGTTGATTACTTTCATCAACCCGATATACTACTGAGTAATGATGGCTCACTTCAAGTACTATTAAAGCTCTGGTCATGAGATAAAAAGGATGAATTTTGCATGCAATGGGAAGATACAGTATCATGGTTTCAGATTATGGGGAAAGGGTATTGTGCCTCAAATTTAAATGCTACAATTTCATGATTTTATCCATTTTGGTGTGTTCGGAAAGGAAAATGAATCAGTTTGCATATTCAACAAAAGATTAACTGCATGGACGAATAAATCCAGACACACACTTTCAAAGATTACCTGGAAAACATGCCGGACGACATTCTCTGCCTTATTTAAGTAATATTTTCTACCTCTATATGCAAAATTTGATGAATTTTATGCATACTGTGTCAACTAAAAGGATGTTCAGAATTCTTGGACATGATAAAGTTTGGGTCTTAGATGGAGGTTTCCCTCAGTGGCAAGCTTCTGGATTCAATATTGGAAGCAGCTGCCTTGATGATGCAGTTCTGAAATCCAGAGCTGCTAATAGTGCTGTTGAAACAGCTTATAATGGTGAATTGGTAAGATATCTCTTAAGATGGTATTGCTATCTTTACTGCCAACCCTTTTTCTTACCCAGTAATCACGGTGTCATTTTTTGCAGGCAAATGCTGCCACATTTCAGACAGAGTTTCGACATCAGCTATTGTGGACACTAGAAAAGGTCATTTCTCTATCCTAACTGAAAACCTAAGTCACTTCGTTTTACCTGAAAACTTTCTTGCACCCATGTAGATACCTGAAAATCTAAGATCATGAATCGACTCACATCAGTGTTAGTTGGGATTGTTCGTATCTCATGATCTTTCTTTTAACTACCCTGAAAATATTTTACCTTGTGTAAAATTTAAAGGAAGATGATGTAACTCAGTGACACACCAGATTCTTGATTACCCACATGTATGTTGAGCCGTTCTGTCTGTGTAACAGGTCAAACACAATGTAGCTGCTAAGGCTCACCAAGTAGTTGATGCCCGAGTAAAGGGCAGGTAACATCTTTCTTTCTTTTAAGTTTTAACTATTTGCTAGCTTAGGCTTTTTTTCAGCTGTAGAATTTTGCGCCATCTTGGCTTTCTCCATCTAAGACAAAACCACACGCTTTTTCGCGCGTGTTTCGAGAAAAAAAATGTAGCTGCTCAGGCTCACCAACTAGTTGATGCCCGGTCAAAGGGCAGGTAAAATCTCTTAACTTTCAATATGTGATTATTCCGATTGGAAGATCTGATTATTGAAGCTCTGATCATAGTTAATGTAGCATAGAACTTTCTTGTAATAACGAAGTTAAAAGATTTCCTTTAATATGAAAAGGTTGATATTTGTGTTTCATACAGATAGTGTGGTTCATGTCACTGTTGTATGAAAGGTTTTTGTCTTATGCCTCTTTTTCTTCAAACCTAATGTGACtaaacatgatgacatttgtTGTTCTTGCTCCCCCAAAAGTTATCTCTAGTTTCTTATTGTTGTCatgaaacaaattcaaattttcATTCGCAGATTTGATGGTGTAATGCCAGAACCAAGGGAAGGAGTAAGAAGTGGGCATATACCTGGAACTAAATGTGTTCCGTTCCCTGAGGTATAGTGCAACTACGCAATATACTTCCTCATTTCCATAATTCTTGTCGtagttttagttcaaatttgaactaaaaccacgacaagaATAATGGAACGAAGGAGTATCACATAATACTTGGATAAACTCATAACCACAGATACCAAAGAAATTGACACTGTTTGGTATTCTCCCAGATGTCTGATGGTGCACAAACGCTCCTCCCTGCAGATGAGATATCTAAAAAGTTCGAGCAAGCAGGTCTGCATTCTGTTTCATCTAACAGTTCTAGTCTGGAACTCATATTTTACCCACGGCCTTTACTGTGCAAGAAAAGAAAATGTTCCGCGATGTATACACTACTGAAAGCAGAACAACATTGATGAACAATGCAACTACGCAGATCCTCTGACCTAAGAAGCAGAGTTTTCTTAGGGATATCAAATGTGTATCAAGTTCACCAAGCAACATCAATA
This region of Triticum urartu cultivar G1812 unplaced genomic scaffold, Tu2.1 TuUngrouped_contig_3388, whole genome shotgun sequence genomic DNA includes:
- the LOC125527259 gene encoding thiosulfate/3-mercaptopyruvate sulfurtransferase 1, mitochondrial-like; protein product: GKGFYSAPRVWWMFRILGHDKVWVLDGGFPQWQASGFNIGSSCLDDAVLKSRAANSAVETAYNGELANAATFQTEFRHQLLWTLEKVKHNVAAKAHQVVDARVKGRFDGVMPEPREGVRSGHIPGTKCVPFPEMSDGAQTLLPADEISKKFEQAGISLADPIVLTCASGVTACILALGLYRIGKHDVPVYDGSWTEWEALPDNDYPIVTSAGS